The Burkholderia pyrrocinia genome includes a region encoding these proteins:
- a CDS encoding penicillin-binding protein 1A yields MSSVRDFCARWVARAQPVAAAAVARVKPFAAVAWHHLRHPTRRGVLLTAAAVPSLFVLYVVVLIPFTPGIGDIRKARVDQPAQVLSADGKLLAEFKPSNREWVPLKQISPHMVDALIATEDHRFYEHHGLDWKRTASAALHTFSGNRQGGSTITQQLARNLYPDEIGRAPTLTRKVKEAITALKIEAVYSKDQILETYLNTVPFLYNAYGVEMAARTYFDKSADELDVLDSATLVGMLKGNSYYNPVLNPERALQRRNTVLGQMVKYGKLSPAQFAQWQRRPLRIDFERQKEPPGPAPHFAQQLRKWLIAWADRNDYNIYSDGLIVRTTIDSRLQQMATQALALQGNQLQGIANNAWSGRDGCGTDNEVFRTFMRESPEYKAAQDAGKDDAAAMKLLAADRGFMRALCKTKTDVQAGFLAIDPRDGQIRAWVGSRDFTNEPFDHVAQARRQPGSTFKPFVYGVAFANGMKPDDTFIDQPIEIPLKGGEIWRPNDDVPPTDKPMTLRDAVALSRNRITAQVMEKVGPTTVARLARDMGVRESPLERVPSLALGTSPVTLKEMVASYATIANGGLYVEPQMVTRIENRQGDVLAEYAPAPPERALDAETDKTLLDVMRDVVTRGTGGSIRTRFGIRGDVAGKTGTTQDNADGWFILMQPGLVAGAWVGFDDGRVTLRSDYWGQGAHSALPIVGDFFQRAQRARIVDTKAKFDTEPSPGWVASMRERVTDLFDTWFRPEPKKAPAPVRTQRVERQPEADEGAASVASAASAPEAASGGIVEEWIPASEVAASAAALSPGASQPLPAQPAAPGASTTSGGSAGIGAAPSAASSATPAQPPAPVAPDTTDGSQ; encoded by the coding sequence GTGTCGTCAGTGCGTGATTTTTGTGCCAGATGGGTCGCGCGCGCCCAACCCGTCGCGGCTGCCGCCGTCGCGAGGGTCAAGCCTTTCGCCGCCGTCGCGTGGCACCATCTCCGTCATCCGACGCGTCGCGGCGTGCTGCTCACGGCTGCCGCCGTGCCGTCGCTGTTCGTGCTCTACGTGGTCGTGCTCATCCCGTTCACGCCGGGCATCGGCGATATCCGCAAGGCGCGGGTCGACCAGCCCGCGCAGGTGCTGTCCGCCGACGGCAAGCTGCTGGCCGAATTCAAGCCGTCGAACCGCGAGTGGGTGCCGCTCAAGCAGATCTCGCCGCATATGGTCGACGCGCTGATCGCGACCGAGGATCATCGCTTCTACGAGCATCACGGCCTCGACTGGAAGCGCACGGCGTCGGCCGCGCTTCATACGTTCTCGGGCAACCGCCAGGGCGGCTCGACGATCACGCAGCAGCTCGCGCGCAACCTGTATCCGGACGAGATCGGCCGCGCGCCGACGCTCACGCGCAAGGTGAAGGAGGCGATCACCGCGCTGAAGATCGAGGCCGTCTACAGCAAGGACCAGATCCTCGAGACCTACCTGAACACGGTGCCGTTCCTGTACAACGCGTACGGCGTCGAGATGGCCGCGCGCACCTATTTCGACAAGTCGGCCGACGAGCTCGACGTGCTCGACAGCGCGACGCTCGTCGGGATGCTGAAGGGCAACAGCTACTACAACCCGGTGCTGAATCCCGAGCGCGCGCTGCAGCGGCGCAACACGGTGCTCGGCCAGATGGTGAAGTACGGCAAGCTGTCGCCGGCGCAGTTCGCACAATGGCAGCGCCGGCCGCTGCGCATCGATTTCGAGCGGCAGAAAGAGCCGCCGGGGCCGGCGCCGCATTTCGCGCAGCAGTTGCGCAAATGGCTGATCGCGTGGGCCGACCGCAACGACTACAACATCTACTCGGATGGGCTGATCGTGCGCACGACGATCGATTCGCGGCTGCAGCAGATGGCGACGCAGGCGCTCGCGCTGCAGGGCAATCAGCTGCAGGGCATCGCGAACAACGCGTGGAGCGGTCGTGACGGCTGCGGCACCGACAACGAGGTGTTCCGCACCTTCATGCGCGAGTCGCCCGAGTACAAGGCCGCGCAGGACGCAGGCAAGGACGATGCCGCCGCGATGAAGCTGCTCGCGGCCGATCGTGGTTTCATGCGCGCGCTGTGCAAGACGAAGACCGACGTGCAGGCCGGCTTCCTCGCGATCGATCCGCGCGACGGGCAGATCCGCGCATGGGTCGGCAGCCGCGACTTTACCAACGAGCCGTTCGATCATGTCGCGCAGGCGCGGCGCCAGCCGGGCTCGACGTTCAAGCCGTTCGTCTATGGCGTCGCGTTCGCGAACGGGATGAAGCCGGACGACACGTTCATCGACCAGCCGATCGAGATTCCGTTGAAGGGCGGCGAGATCTGGCGGCCGAACGATGACGTGCCGCCTACGGACAAGCCGATGACGCTGCGCGATGCGGTTGCGCTGTCGCGCAACCGCATCACCGCGCAGGTGATGGAGAAGGTCGGGCCCACGACCGTCGCGCGGCTCGCGCGCGACATGGGCGTGCGCGAAAGCCCGCTCGAACGCGTGCCGTCGCTCGCGCTCGGCACGAGCCCGGTCACGCTGAAGGAAATGGTCGCGTCGTACGCGACCATCGCGAACGGTGGGCTGTATGTCGAACCGCAGATGGTGACGCGCATCGAGAACCGCCAGGGCGACGTGCTCGCCGAATACGCGCCGGCGCCGCCCGAGCGCGCGCTCGACGCCGAAACCGACAAGACGCTGCTCGACGTGATGCGCGATGTCGTGACGCGCGGCACGGGCGGCAGCATCCGCACGCGCTTCGGGATTCGCGGCGACGTGGCCGGCAAGACGGGCACGACGCAGGACAACGCGGACGGCTGGTTCATCCTGATGCAGCCCGGCCTCGTCGCCGGTGCGTGGGTCGGTTTCGACGACGGCCGCGTGACGCTGCGCAGCGATTACTGGGGGCAGGGCGCGCACAGCGCGCTGCCGATCGTCGGCGATTTCTTCCAGCGCGCGCAGCGTGCCCGGATCGTCGACACGAAGGCGAAATTCGATACCGAGCCGTCGCCCGGCTGGGTCGCGTCGATGCGCGAGCGCGTGACGGACCTGTTCGATACGTGGTTCAGGCCCGAGCCGAAGAAGGCGCCCGCGCCCGTCAGGACGCAGCGGGTGGAGCGTCAGCCCGAGGCCGACGAAGGCGCGGCATCGGTCGCGTCGGCGGCATCGGCGCCCGAAGCGGCGTCCGGCGGCATCGTCGAGGAATGGATCCCAGCGTCCGAAGTCGCCGCGTCAGCCGCCGCGCTGTCGCCGGGCGCATCGCAACCCCTGCCGGCGCAGCCGGCGGCGCCGGGCGCCAGTACGACGAGCGGAGGCAGCGCGGGCATCGGCGCCGCGCCGTCCGCAGCATCGTCGGCCACACCGGCCCAGCCGCCCGCGCCGGTCGCTCCCGACACGACCGACGGCTCGCAGTAA
- a CDS encoding response regulator transcription factor: MNASLSPAALRVFLVDHAVAVRQRIALLVGAIRGVAVVGEAEDGQDAWTHIRSSQADVVIVDLRLADGSGLDLIGMLSKAAPRIVTIVLTNHSAPAFREACATAGADYFFDKTAEFDAACHVIESLVHARAHRP, from the coding sequence ATGAATGCCAGCCTTTCACCCGCCGCGCTCCGGGTGTTCCTCGTCGATCACGCCGTCGCCGTCCGGCAGCGGATCGCGCTGCTCGTCGGCGCGATCCGCGGCGTCGCCGTCGTGGGCGAAGCGGAAGACGGCCAGGACGCGTGGACGCATATTCGCAGCAGCCAGGCGGACGTGGTGATCGTCGACCTGCGGCTCGCGGACGGCAGCGGCCTCGACCTGATCGGGATGCTGTCGAAGGCCGCGCCGCGCATCGTCACGATCGTGCTGACGAATCACTCGGCACCGGCATTCAGAGAGGCATGCGCGACGGCCGGAGCCGACTACTTCTTCGACAAGACCGCCGAATTCGACGCCGCATGCCATGTCATCGAATCCCTGGTGCACGCTCGCGCGCACCGCCCCTGA
- a CDS encoding helix-turn-helix domain-containing protein — protein sequence MSTATACAADVPVAPRPMIPLRAVARADAAKHPAARCSVCAMRSMCLPPHLTAAEYGRLDAIICTTRQVRQGDALFRTDDPFQSIYAVRAGSFKTVMMHRDGREHVTGFQIPGETLGMDGIGGGQHCCDAIALEDSVVCIIPFGALEAACREMKPMQHFLYQMLSSEIVRESSQMLLLGTMSAEQRVAHFLLNLSSRFEARGYSATEFNLRMTREEIGCYLGMKLETVSRMFSRFHRDALVDTRGKRVRIIDAQALARV from the coding sequence ATGTCCACCGCCACCGCCTGCGCCGCCGACGTACCCGTTGCGCCCCGGCCGATGATCCCGCTTCGAGCGGTCGCGCGCGCCGACGCCGCCAAGCATCCCGCCGCGCGCTGCTCGGTCTGCGCGATGCGCTCGATGTGCCTGCCGCCGCACCTGACGGCGGCCGAGTACGGCCGCCTCGACGCGATCATCTGCACGACCCGGCAGGTTCGCCAGGGCGACGCGCTGTTCCGCACCGACGATCCGTTCCAGAGCATCTATGCGGTGCGCGCGGGTTCGTTCAAGACGGTGATGATGCATCGCGACGGCCGCGAGCACGTGACGGGCTTCCAGATTCCCGGCGAAACGCTCGGGATGGACGGTATCGGCGGCGGCCAGCACTGCTGCGACGCGATCGCGCTGGAAGACAGCGTCGTGTGCATCATCCCGTTCGGCGCGCTCGAAGCGGCGTGCCGCGAAATGAAGCCGATGCAGCATTTCCTCTACCAGATGCTGAGTAGCGAGATCGTCCGCGAATCGAGCCAGATGCTGCTGCTCGGCACGATGTCGGCCGAACAGCGCGTCGCGCATTTCCTGCTGAACCTGTCGTCGCGCTTCGAGGCGCGCGGCTATTCGGCGACGGAATTCAACTTGCGGATGACGCGCGAGGAAATCGGCTGCTATCTCGGGATGAAGCTCGAAACCGTCAGCCGGATGTTCTCGCGGTTCCATCGCGACGCGTTGGTCGACACGCGCGGCAAGCGCGTGCGCATCATCGACGCGCAAGCGCTCGCGCGAGTCTGA
- a CDS encoding metal ABC transporter ATPase — MGVGMQIACLGFTGSAAVEAEAGVQLVRLERFRGLISGCHLEIESRAAADGVRLYGVRLELVMHDAALRPLPPCVGDNMDDALRRAFAQAEQALIAWQAGGERVALRDAAASGTAQ, encoded by the coding sequence ATGGGCGTGGGCATGCAGATCGCCTGCCTCGGATTCACGGGTTCCGCCGCGGTGGAAGCCGAAGCCGGCGTGCAGCTGGTACGGCTCGAACGGTTCCGCGGGTTGATCAGCGGCTGCCACCTCGAAATCGAATCGCGCGCTGCGGCCGATGGCGTACGCCTGTATGGCGTGCGGCTCGAGCTGGTGATGCACGACGCGGCGCTCAGGCCGCTGCCGCCGTGTGTCGGCGACAACATGGACGACGCGCTGCGCCGCGCATTCGCGCAGGCAGAACAGGCGCTGATCGCGTGGCAGGCGGGCGGTGAAAGGGTGGCGCTGCGCGACGCAGCGGCCAGTGGCACGGCGCAGTGA
- a CDS encoding FadR/GntR family transcriptional regulator, with the protein MMSARPESLEGGFRPLQIYEQVAEKIRDEIRAGRYAAESRLPSERELAGLFQVGRPAVREALGALQNEGLVFTKRNSGTYVVASPLDVLTQRGDLRAASEADFSPTSTLDVRLILEPAIARLAAAHGRADPGAERYLAQMETITDVDDPHQRALWNESDRLFHRQLALMTGDALMVKIADEVAKTMDQPLWKRLKDDGIYDAGRVRLYVSEHRLIYEAIVSGDADAAAFYVEQHIRRVRRDIAPK; encoded by the coding sequence ATGATGTCCGCGCGTCCCGAATCACTCGAAGGCGGTTTCAGGCCGCTGCAGATCTACGAGCAGGTTGCCGAGAAGATCCGCGACGAGATCCGCGCGGGGCGCTATGCGGCCGAGTCGCGGCTGCCGTCCGAGCGCGAGCTCGCGGGCCTGTTCCAGGTCGGCCGGCCGGCCGTGCGCGAAGCGCTCGGTGCGCTGCAGAACGAAGGGCTCGTGTTCACGAAGCGCAATTCGGGCACCTATGTCGTCGCGTCGCCGCTCGACGTGCTTACGCAGCGCGGCGACCTGCGCGCGGCGTCCGAGGCCGACTTCAGCCCGACGTCGACGCTCGACGTGCGGCTGATCCTGGAGCCCGCGATCGCGCGCCTCGCGGCCGCGCACGGCCGCGCCGACCCCGGCGCCGAGCGCTATCTCGCGCAGATGGAAACCATCACCGACGTCGACGATCCGCACCAGCGCGCGCTGTGGAACGAGAGCGACCGGCTGTTCCACCGGCAGCTCGCGCTGATGACCGGCGACGCGCTGATGGTGAAGATCGCGGACGAAGTCGCGAAGACGATGGACCAGCCGCTGTGGAAGCGGCTGAAGGACGACGGCATCTACGATGCGGGCCGGGTCCGGCTCTACGTGTCCGAGCACCGGCTGATCTACGAGGCGATCGTGTCGGGCGACGCCGACGCGGCGGCGTTCTATGTCGAGCAGCACATCCGCCGCGTGCGGCGCGACATCGCGCCGAAGTGA
- a CDS encoding branched-chain amino acid ABC transporter substrate-binding protein, whose translation MRHLVTALSVAVAAGALTSAHAQEVVMIGHSAPLTGPQAANGKDNENGARLAIDELNKAGVKVAGKTVTFKLVSDDDQADPKAGVQVAQNLVDKGVVAVLGPYNSGVAIPASRVYANAGVPMLPVASNPALTRQGFKNIFRIGASDEQLGGTMATFAAKTLNAKTAAVIDDRTAYGQGVAEQFSNVAKANGIKIVDQEYTSSSATDFLGILTKIKASNPDVIFLGGYAAQGAPMAKQMKQRGLRAKLLGGDGICSADMGKVAGEAASIVYCAQGGVALEKTPAGREFLKKYHDAYHTDTQVYGVNYYDGVKLLADAMVKAGTTTDKAKLIAQLAKSNYAGVAGTYSFDAKGDLKGAPTSVYVIRNGLPEPYAK comes from the coding sequence ATGCGACACCTCGTTACCGCGCTCTCGGTGGCTGTTGCCGCCGGCGCGCTGACTTCCGCGCACGCGCAGGAAGTCGTGATGATCGGCCATTCGGCGCCGCTGACCGGCCCGCAGGCCGCGAACGGCAAGGACAATGAAAACGGCGCGCGGCTCGCCATCGACGAGCTCAACAAGGCCGGCGTGAAGGTCGCCGGCAAGACGGTCACGTTCAAACTGGTTTCCGACGACGACCAGGCCGACCCGAAGGCCGGCGTGCAGGTTGCGCAGAACCTCGTCGACAAGGGTGTCGTCGCGGTGCTCGGGCCGTACAACTCGGGCGTCGCGATCCCGGCGTCGCGTGTGTATGCGAACGCCGGCGTGCCGATGCTGCCGGTCGCGTCGAATCCGGCGCTCACGCGGCAGGGCTTCAAGAACATCTTCCGGATCGGCGCGAGCGACGAACAGCTCGGCGGCACGATGGCCACGTTCGCCGCGAAGACGCTGAACGCGAAGACCGCCGCCGTGATCGACGATCGCACTGCGTACGGGCAGGGCGTCGCCGAGCAGTTCTCGAACGTCGCGAAGGCGAACGGGATCAAGATCGTCGACCAGGAATACACGAGTTCGTCGGCCACCGATTTCCTCGGCATTCTCACCAAGATCAAGGCCAGCAACCCCGACGTGATCTTCCTCGGCGGCTATGCGGCGCAAGGCGCGCCGATGGCCAAGCAGATGAAGCAGCGCGGGCTGCGCGCGAAGCTGCTCGGCGGCGACGGCATCTGCTCGGCCGACATGGGCAAGGTCGCGGGCGAAGCGGCGTCGATCGTCTACTGCGCGCAGGGCGGCGTCGCGCTCGAAAAGACGCCGGCCGGGCGCGAATTCCTGAAAAAGTACCACGACGCCTATCACACGGATACGCAGGTCTACGGCGTCAACTACTACGACGGCGTGAAGCTGCTCGCCGACGCGATGGTCAAGGCCGGCACGACCACCGACAAGGCGAAGCTGATCGCGCAGCTCGCGAAATCGAACTATGCGGGCGTCGCGGGCACCTATTCGTTCGACGCGAAGGGCGACCTGAAGGGCGCGCCGACGAGCGTCTACGTGATCCGCAACGGCCTGCCGGAGCCGTACGCGAAATAA
- the lhpI gene encoding bifunctional Delta(1)-pyrroline-2-carboxylate/Delta(1)-piperideine-2-carboxylate reductase: MTALSRIPVFDAADTAALLDYPALLATLRQAVADYAAGEIVSPERLVVPLQAGGVMLSMPSSARDLATHKLVNVCPGNGARGLPTILGQVTAYDATTGEMRFVLDGPTVTGRRTAAITALGIQALHGAAPHDILLIGTGKQAANHAEALAAIFPDARLHVRGTRADGTAAFCAAQRAHAPRLAPLDGDAIPYAIDVVVTLTTSRTPVYREAAREGRLVVGVGAFTADAAEIDANTVHGSRLVVDDPAGARHEAGDLIVAQVDWRDVASLADVLNGTFARSGPLLFKSVGCAAWDLAACRTARDALEARQAG, translated from the coding sequence ATGACCGCCCTTTCCCGGATTCCTGTTTTCGATGCGGCCGACACGGCCGCGCTGCTCGACTACCCGGCGCTGCTCGCCACGCTCAGGCAAGCCGTCGCCGACTATGCGGCGGGCGAGATCGTCAGCCCCGAGCGCCTGGTCGTGCCGCTGCAGGCCGGCGGCGTGATGCTGTCGATGCCGTCGAGCGCGCGCGACCTCGCGACCCACAAGCTCGTGAACGTGTGCCCCGGCAACGGCGCCCGCGGGCTGCCGACGATACTCGGCCAGGTAACCGCGTACGACGCGACCACGGGCGAGATGCGCTTCGTGCTCGACGGCCCGACGGTCACCGGCCGCCGCACGGCGGCCATCACGGCGCTCGGCATCCAGGCGTTGCATGGCGCCGCGCCGCACGACATCCTGCTGATCGGCACCGGCAAGCAGGCGGCCAATCACGCGGAAGCGCTCGCGGCGATCTTTCCGGACGCACGTCTTCACGTGCGCGGCACCCGCGCCGACGGCACGGCCGCATTCTGCGCCGCGCAGCGCGCGCATGCGCCGCGGCTCGCGCCGCTCGACGGCGACGCGATTCCCTATGCGATCGATGTCGTCGTCACGCTGACGACGAGCCGTACGCCCGTCTACCGCGAAGCCGCGCGCGAAGGCCGGCTCGTGGTCGGCGTCGGCGCGTTCACCGCGGACGCGGCCGAGATCGATGCGAACACGGTGCATGGCAGCCGGCTCGTGGTCGACGATCCGGCCGGCGCGCGCCACGAGGCCGGCGACCTGATCGTCGCGCAGGTCGACTGGCGGGACGTCGCATCGCTCGCCGACGTGCTGAATGGCACATTCGCCCGCAGCGGGCCGCTGCTGTTCAAGAGCGTCGGCTGTGCCGCGTGGGATCTGGCCGCGTGCCGCACCGCACGCGATGCACTGGAAGCGCGCCAGGCCGGCTGA
- the lhpH gene encoding trans-3-hydroxy-L-proline dehydratase produces the protein MKISRSLSTVEVHTGGEAFRIVTSGLPRLPGDTIVQRRAWLKENADEIRRALMFEPRGHADMYGGYLTEPVSPNADFGVIFVHNEGYSDHCGHGVIALSTAAVELGWVQRTAPETRVGIDAPCGFIEAFVKWDGEHAGPVRFVNVPSFIWRRDVSVETPSFGTVTGDIAYGGAFYFYVDGAPFDLPVRESAVEKLIRFGAEVKAAANAKYPVVHPDIPEINHIYGTIIANAPRHPGSTQANCCVFADREVDRSPTGSGTGGRVAQLYQRGLLAAGDTLVNESIVGTIFKGRVLRETTVGDIPAVIPEVEGSAHICGFANWIVDERDPLTYGFLVR, from the coding sequence ATGAAAATTTCCCGATCCCTTTCCACCGTCGAAGTCCATACGGGCGGAGAAGCGTTCCGCATCGTCACGAGCGGGCTGCCGCGCCTGCCCGGCGACACGATCGTCCAGCGCCGCGCGTGGCTCAAGGAGAACGCCGACGAAATCCGCCGCGCGCTGATGTTCGAACCGCGCGGCCACGCCGACATGTACGGCGGCTACCTGACCGAGCCCGTGTCGCCGAACGCCGATTTCGGCGTGATCTTCGTGCACAACGAAGGCTACAGCGACCATTGCGGGCATGGCGTGATCGCGCTGTCGACCGCGGCGGTCGAGCTCGGCTGGGTGCAGCGCACGGCTCCGGAAACGCGGGTCGGCATCGACGCGCCATGCGGCTTCATCGAGGCCTTCGTCAAGTGGGACGGCGAGCATGCAGGGCCCGTGCGCTTCGTCAACGTGCCGTCGTTCATCTGGCGGCGCGACGTGTCGGTCGAGACGCCGTCGTTCGGTACCGTGACCGGCGACATCGCGTATGGCGGCGCGTTCTACTTCTACGTCGACGGCGCACCGTTCGACCTGCCGGTGCGTGAGTCGGCGGTCGAGAAGCTGATTCGCTTCGGCGCAGAAGTGAAGGCCGCGGCGAACGCGAAGTATCCGGTCGTGCATCCCGATATTCCGGAAATCAACCATATCTACGGCACGATCATCGCCAACGCGCCGCGCCATCCGGGCTCGACGCAGGCGAACTGCTGCGTGTTCGCGGATCGCGAGGTCGACCGCTCGCCGACCGGCTCCGGCACCGGCGGGCGCGTTGCGCAGTTGTACCAGCGCGGGCTGCTCGCGGCCGGCGACACGCTCGTCAACGAATCGATCGTCGGCACGATCTTCAAGGGGCGCGTGCTGCGCGAGACGACGGTCGGCGACATCCCGGCCGTGATCCCGGAAGTGGAGGGCAGCGCGCATATCTGCGGGTTCGCGAACTGGATCGTCGACGAGCGCGATCCGCTGACCTACGGTTTTCTCGTGCGCTGA